Within the Aspergillus luchuensis IFO 4308 DNA, chromosome 5, nearly complete sequence genome, the region TACGACGCACACTGTTGGCTAGCTTATTCAACTAGCTATCAATTTCGTGCATGTCGTCGGTCGGTGCACATTGCCCATAGTTACCCCGCCGTTCAAAGCCCCCGTTTTCTAATTGATTGCACTTCAACACGCTGTACTGTCCGGATCCACTTAACAGGCAAGCGGCTCAATGTGTTCACGGTGTCTCGGTTCTTAGCTCTCGCTGGCCGCATTTGCTATCGGAGGGGTTTCGTTCTCGAGAGCCAGTAGTTTCCCCTGCAAGGCTGCCGTACCACGCTAGCCCTATTCGAGTGGTTAGGAAGACTTGGGTGCTTAATTTCCTATTCCGGAATCAGCTTATGATCGATTAATAGCTATTGTTATCTTTGGGAAGACTAGTATCCATCTGCCCAGAAGTAATGGAATGAGTTTTATCCTCCGTTGCCAAGTCAAATCACACGTTCAACACATTTCCTAAGCTTTTGGTAAAAAATTGGGGCGCGCCCTCTTCCATAGCAATCATGGTGATGTATAAAGCGGATACCACCGCTCATGAAGCCCTTAGAAGACATGAAGTCTTGTTAGCGACGGGAAGGTATAGTTGTTAGTCGGGTTGTActcattttttctttcacgTAACGAAAAGAGTCTGCTAATAGCAGACGAGGGCGCTCGAACCTCAAGCCTGGGTCATTGTAAATGATGCTCAAAAATATGTTATCTCTACGGTTCCTGCATTCTTATTCCTCTTCATGCCTGCGCATAGCCAGAACTCCGGAGCGAAGAATATCATGTAGGGGGAAGGAGGCATGGCGATGGACCAAACACGCTTGTTAAAAATTGCAGAGTGCTTTTGGATAACTGAGAAACCCATCACTCTCCTATTAATAAGACATGCTAACGTAACCAGCAATCGAGTCGGCCAGgtaagccagtcggccacctctgtatcccatactaatccagcAAATtttgagctgtaatactacagccaaacATCATAAATTCAAATTTATCTGAGAGAACTGGCATAATAAGGTATATCTAAGCTTAgcttataaatcttataaaataaattataatatatgttcgagtaaaatatattacaCTGTATTTTTGGTAATTCATTTAgaactagtattatatataatatgaatcctattatactatctatctttaaTACTTAGTTTCttgaagtatatatatagctttatctaatattttattataattgaGCCAACGGTGGCTGAGATATTGGAGTTTGATAaatgttagattagtatgggatacagaggtggccgactggcttacctggccgactcgcttgctgGTTACGTTACCGTTATTCCTTGCTTCACTTGTTTTCGGATAAGCCTATCCGATTCTGACCGAGTTGATCCGTGGAGCGTATCAAAGCAAGTCATCCTGGGAGTGGGTGGACAATATGTGATACCCCTTGCCGCGAATCCGACGTGACTGGATGTGATCGAATTTGTGTTTGTATACCGGAGATTCTGGCTCAAAACCTGGCACAACCTCTTTCAATATTCTTTTAGCCATATCAGCCTCCAAGTTGTACAGAGAATTTCCAGGTCGTCTGTTATGGCAGTCCCCATTGTTGTTCATGGCGAGAAATCCACTTGTAGATGGTGCAGAGGCTCTGCTACACTTATGAAAGAGAGGCATGGTGTAGTATCTGTGCAATCTTAACCGATATGCGATGTCTTGTGCGTCGCTTTCGATCAATGTGAAAGCCCAGTCTCTGAGGGATTCTGCAGGGGCTGTATCTACTGGTAGGCTTTTCCTGATCGCCAACGTCGAATAGCATCTCGAAACAGAACCAATGAGTCAGCACTTCCGATGCAAAGAGATCCTGGCAGATTTTGATGTTTAGACGATCGGCGCAGCCCATCATTTCTGCTTCAATACCTTCCGTATAAGACGATTCCGTCGGGGAGGACAGGCCATTCGAGCCGCATTTCCTTATTTCAGTTTCGAGGTATGACGCTAAGCGATTGTCTCCTGTCATATGAGAATGCTCCTTCCGCATGCTACTTTCCAATTTGTTAAACATATTTTAGCTGTCATCTAGCAAGCTAATTTGAGCCCCGCCAAAGACCACATCTGACGTCAATGGACGACCACTCGCTTCAGGTGCATCCGAGCCACTCTGCAGTTGAGCGACAATGTATCTCTCGCTTTCATTCGGCGCTTCTGACATACTAGTAAGCGTCTTCCCTAGAGTAGTTCCGACATCTTTCTCGAAAAGCGCGGGATTATTTCCAACGCTTTGGTCAATCATCAATTTAAGAAATTCCGTTAGCAAATAGGCAGAGAATAATCAGAGGCTAACCCAATGCTCCTATGATCTTCCAtgttttaatatagttttttctACTGTCAAGATGTACTGCCAAAGATCTCCGGAGGTGGATGTGACTCATTTGGGGCTACGTGGCGATGATTTAAGTAATGCAAAACAGGGGATACCCATTAGAGATAACCTTTCATGTAGGGCGAAGGAGTATCCTAATAGTAGCGGTTCACCATAAAACACCGAACATAGAGGAGTAGGCAACTCTTGCCCAGCATACATGAATCATGTGGCCAACAAGCTTACCTACGTGAGATATGATTCAACATTGCGATAAATTACTCGTGCTTCGGATAGTGGCATTGCTAATGTACTCACATATTGAGGTAAGCGATATTTGAACTAACTTATGGGCTGGCCCAAGTTATCTGTAAGGCAGCCCGTTACGACAGGCCGTTTGCTGCCCGAAAAGTCATCCACTGGCGAGACGCCCAATGGGCAAATGGCACTTGTCCCCTCAGACCCCCTATGGGTTGCGTTCGCTTCGAAGTGGGGCCTCCGCTTCGGTCAGCCAAGTTCTCAAGCTAGCATTAAATCAGCATTCCGGAACCGACGAGACTGCCGCGGAACTGTGTTTCTAGAGAAAGACCTGCACCACGCTATTCCCCTTCTGGTGAATAGATAGGCATGGTTCCTTAACTCCCTTTTGGGGAAATGGGCTATTAACTTCCTGTTCGATCAAGTCTGAACGCACTGAATCGAATTCGGTTTCGATACGTATGCTAGGATATCAATGTCGGAACTAGTCGAGCTCCTATTGTGAGTACCACCAGCCTTGATGCTAATCCCTACTTGGGTTGGCAGTTAATACCTGTGAGGCTGTGACACAGCGACGCCTAGACTCGGCACGTGATGAGAGGAGGTTGGTTCACCAGGTGACGAATCATCGACCTggcttcttgtttttctcaATGTTTGGTCCCAAATCCATCTCTGTGGCGGGAGTCGGCCAATACTCTCTGGCCTTTTGACTGGCAGCATTCATCCTAATTATTTTTGATGCGACCACTCCTTTGCATGAGGTGATTATATTGACAAACCGGTCGCTGGCAATATAGGCCTAGGCTGCGCCCCGTTGGCCCACCATTTGATTACGCCTTGTGGTCTCTCTTCGCCCCCTCCTCGATGGCCCCCTCCAGGCTGCTCACCTTAGAGGTAGAACGCAAGTTCAGCCGACTTGCCGTGCAGCCATTGACTCTTGCCGGAGGGCACCCGCCATTTCGAAGTCTGCGGTACTTGGGTTTACGCTCCATGCACGATATATACTACGATTTAGATGGCCTGCTATCCTCGAAAGGCATTTGGGTCCGCAAGAGGGACGGTGACTGGGAAGCCAAAATAAAAGATGGCGGAAATTTCCAGAATTCTAGGTTCATGGAGATGCGCAACCCAGAAGAAATCTCTCGTCACCTGCAACTTTATACGGGTATTAGCCAAACGGAACTCACCAACTTTGGACTACGGGAGTTGGCTTCCTTCACAACATTTCGGCAAAGCTGGGTCGTCGACGATGACTTCACAATTGTTCAAGACACCGTGGATTTCGACAATCACACGGTCGGGGAAGTTGAGCTGCAATGTACTCTCCCAAGGAGTCCTAGTTCTATCCGTACTACCGAGGAAGAACGCGCTCTGagactggaggagatggactCCCGGATCCGCAGATTCATGACTCGTTATGCATGGGCATTTCATGTGGGTCAACCGAAGGGCAAACTTGCAGCATTCCTCGAGAGGATATCAAACTGAATCATCTGCACTCGCTTACACTGGACTGGGATAGACGGGTTATGCATGCGGACATTCTAATAGTAGGTAGAGACCGGAAACAAGTAAATGTATGTCAAGGTCGGCAGATTCAACCCTACGGAATGGCTCGACCGAACAAGTTGACCTCAGTCAAGTCTGCTTGCTCCGCACATATTGGTCTGAATATCATGGAGTTCATGCCAGGGCAGAAAACGAAAGAACCGAATGAATGGAAGGGGCATTTCACTGTATCCTTTCTCCATCCACGTCGAACGGCTTGTAGCTTCAGGGCCGACAACTGCGTGCCATTCCGCATGATCTTTCACGACGTCGGGGAACCACTCCTGTAGAACTTTGCCTCCCGTCCAGTCTCCCCCTCGCGCTAATGCTTCCGCTACTGCAGACAGAAAAATACCCAACCCCGTGGTTTTTCCGATAACATAGCGATGATCATTCGCAACCATCCCGTCTTCGGTTGCATAATAATATGCCAGGTAATTTGGCTCGTACGGCACCGGCGACATCGTGTCGGGCGAGGCTTCGTTGCCTCCAAATATATGCATGTCAGCCTCCAGAGCCGCTTCCGAAAGACCCGGGGTTGTTGAACTCCCATGTATGCTCTTTAGTGCTGCTTTGACGCAGTTTCCGATTCGTCCACGTTCACCAGCGGCACCATTCACCCCGTCCGTATCACCGGTGGGCTGAGAATTGACGCCGGACGAAACATCGAGCGGAAAGATCGTGAGGTTGAATTTCAGGTCGCAGCCAAATGAGAGCAGCTGTTCTCTAGCTTTCAAAAGTTTCGCGTACATGTCCTTGCGCATCGTAGATATCTTTACTCGATTGAGAGTCCCAATAACGTAGAGAACATTTACAACCCCCTGTCTTTCTTGTCGAGTTGGCAGCTGGTCGTAGCACAACCGGATTGCCCAGTTGGAAATGTCACgagaatttattaatagaaattcGTCATGTTCCTCCATTCGGTGAAGTTCACATTTTGGAGTTCGGGTAATTCACGATGCCTGGAAATCCATTTCGTACGTTACTTCGAAATTTCCAACACCGCGCCCGATATTGGCGGTAAAAATCTACCCGACCGAAGCAAAGGCATTAGCAAAAGGATAATTAGGCGGGGGAAGTACATGCTAAGGTCCCTTTCACATTAAATCCGAATATATTGCTCAGAACGTGGGCCATTCTGCTGTTCAAGCATGCAGGCGGCGCTGACATTATTGTATATTTAAGTTGTTTCGTGAGCTGCTTCcaagatattttaaaagagGTACGGAATAGCTCCAGCCCTTGAAGCACTTCTGCATGCAGAACACGAAAACATTGTTGGAGGCTTTACCAGGAGAGATTTTTTGCCTGATCCtggaccatcttcacctcccagCGGTAAAAGAGATTTCGCGCGTGAGCAAGCTTCTCAGAGAGCGGTGTTTGCCATTTATCTTTGGCGATGTCATTCTGGACTTTACAGAAGAGAGCTTTACCCGCTTGGACAATGTCAGAGAATCCCGATTATGTCTTTTTGTCACGTCTCTAGGGTTTGAGTTAGGCAGAGCCAAAGCAGGTAATATTTCCTGTCGCAAAGAACATCAAGTGACGTGCTTGGGTAACAGCTGTGCCTAGTGCATTATACCACCGGCTTTCCCAATTTTGGGCCAGTGAGCACCGCCGGGGACGTGGTAAAACCCGCGGAGAGCATGCATATCACATTCCCTAATGCGGCCCTCTGGGTTGCGAATCAGTCCAGCATCGGCGACGCCGACATGCAGCGAGCCATCAATTTTCTAGTGTCTTTCCCTCGGTTACAGAAAGTAACAATCCTTATCCAGAAACAGGATGACGCAAGCGTACCACTCCAAGATCCACTAGGTTTATACACACTATGTCAGTACAGGAAGTACAATGTGACTCAGGTCTGTACCCTTGCCAGGGGTATCAGCAGCTCCAGGCAGCAAGGTCTCGACTTGAGAGGCATTTGCCTTTCCAACCTGTTTTACCCCGCTTTCTCGACCAATAGTGAGCGCAGCGAGCTGGCAGAGTGCCTTGAGCATCTCCTCCGGGATATTCCGTCCATACAGGTTGCTGGCGATGGCTTTCCAATCGAACTTCTCTGTCGGCGCAGCATCGGTCTCCAACAGCTCGACTTGAAATCTCTGAGGATGTCATTTGGCACGCTGAAAAGCTTCCTTCACACCAACTCTCAATCTGTCCGTATCTTGGAAATATTTGATGTGGTTCTCACTCAGATGCCTGATTGCGGACCACATTCTCTGCCAATAAAGCAACTTTTAACAAGAGGCTAGAGCAGCCGGTTTTGTTCAAGGGAGCTCATTCGCTGCGCTAGTGCAGTGAGCAAAATAATCCCCACAGCTCATTCGCTCGAACGATGTAGGCTATAAGACTCGAACCGTTGTCGGCTCGCCTCATTGGGGTCTAGTCGAGAGCAAGTTGACTACGAGGCGTGGCCTCCTTAGTAGTACCCTTGTCTTGAAAGCTCAAATGTACATCCGTCAAGAGAGGGGCCCATTCTCCTCTGCTTACTTGATTCATAAGCCAGCACCGCTCTTTGCGATAGCATAAGTAGCCACTCTTCATAGACGTCTGGATAGTCCACAGAATATATTGACCGAACTTGTCTCGGAAGGCCCCTTCTGACTCTCATACAAACCGACAATGAATAACACTAGCCATTGTTCACGCGAGGGCAGCAGCCGTTGTAAGCCTCATGAAGCAGTGGTTGTTGGTCTTTATGGAATATCAGGGGTGGGAAAATCATTTCTAATTGATCGACTGAAACGAGAACTGGGTGAAGAATTATTCAACTACCATGAAGGCTCCGCTGTTATTGCCGATATCGTACCTGGTGGACTTGAGGCCTTCCAGTCGctagagggaggagaaaaagcctGCTGGCGCAAGCAGGCCATTGAAACCATCAGAAGAACGTCAATCGAAACGGGAAAAATTGCCGTCGTCACCGGGCATTTTATGTTTTACTCTGAGCAAGGTGCCCTGGAAACGGTTCTCACAGAGAGCGACCTTAAGGTCTTCACACACATACTGTATCTGGATGAGCCCGCCAACGTAGTGTGGCAGCGGCGCCAGCAGGACACGAAAAAGTACAGGGTGGAGCTGCCTGTTCGCGCGATCCAGCAATGGATTGAGGCCGAGAAAACGTCTTTGCGTCAGCTTTGCTACGACCACAGTATCCTATTCTGTCTGGTGTTATCGGAAAATGTTGTTGGAATAAAGACTCTTTTGTTGGATTTTCAGAAGCACAACGAGACCCACAACTTGAGCGTAGCGATGGACTTTCTTGATGCTTCCTTGCGCTTTAGTCATACCAATTTGATCGACACTTTCCTAGTCCTGGACGGAGACAGAACCTTGACTGCTGAGGATACTGGAGACATGTTGTGGAGGGCATATAAACCCCGACAAAACGATATGACACCATTAAAGGTTATCTTCAGCAGCCATCTGAGATATTCATATGCCGCGTTCCGCCAGGTATCATTGCTCTATGAGCAGTCATTTGACGACGACGAATTTGATGAGATCTGTACGCGCGTGGCGTCTTCAGTCGAATTGTATCCCGAAATGCTTTCGTTACTACGCGATGCCCAATCTAAAGAGCATATTGGTGCAGTGATCGTGACCTGCGGATTGCGTGCAGTGTGGACTAAGATTCTCGATAAGATTGGTCTCTCTCGCAAGGTTGTCGTCATCGGAGGTGGTCGCATTTCAGACGGATTCGCTGTCACCCCTGGTGTGAAGGCGGCAATAGTGGACCGTCTCAAAGAAGTGTACTGCACGTATGTCTGGGCTTTCGGTGATAGCCCGCTCGATCTTGACATGCTGAGCAGAGCTGATGAAgctattgttgttgtgggggaCGTTAGCACCAGAAGCCAATCAATGGAGACTGAACTAGCAATGGCTATCGATAGTGGTCGACTGCGCGCGCGCCAATTACTCCTACCGGAAGGGATACCATCACGCCTAGACGCCGAAAGGCTTCCTACAGTTCGACTGGAGTCACTGATGAGCTCAATTGACTTCCGATTCTGTGTGTCCCACAGTACGGATACAAATGCAGCCAAGCTATTAGCGACGGCTACGCGGGACGCCAGAATTAGTGGTCCTCTTCTCAGAGAAGCGCATCGACGCGTTGGATACTACTTATCAATAACCCACCTGTCTGACCTACTAGGCCTCGAGACGATTCAGATACCTCACGTGCAGGGGCATACTACTGACGGGttccagctcttccaagAGTCGAGGACAGCAATAATAGCACTGATGCGGGGAGGGGAGCCAATGGCCTTCGGGGTTAGTGATGCATTTCCGAATGCGATGTTCCTACACGCTCGTTGTGCGGCGGACATTGAGGAAACACATTTGAAAGACAGGAACGCTGTCATACTTGTAGATTCAGTCATTAATACCGGAAAGTCTGTCTTGCAAATGGCGCAGCATATCCGTGAGATCAATACAGCCATCCAGATTGCGGTAGTCGCTGGTGTGGTTCAGAAGGAGGCTGTATCTGTTCGCAGTCCACTTCACGCTTTCGCGCGCGAGGGGAATTTCAACCTTGTTGCCCTTCGTCTCTCGGTCAACAAATACTCAGGCAGGGGCTCGACGGATACTGGAAACAGACTCTTCAGCACAGTACACTTGGCGTGATAGGGAATGGAGTGCATGGCGAGTCTCGCATTGGTGAGACGGAATGCAATATAATGTGCTAGTTTCTCTAATCGTAAAATCATGGCATTATATTGGTGACTGGCCCTTTCTGCCCTTTTTGTTCTATCACAGCGAGCCTTGGCACCACAGCGAGCTATAGCTGTTCATACTGCAATCGCCCAACAGCAGCTTTCGCCGACGGCTAGAAGACAGCAGGAAGCATCATTTCAAACGGAAATGCGAAAGAAGGTTGGACTTATGTACCAGCAGCAACTGCAACGCGTAGATAATCTGGAACAATGACAACCCCAGCTCGTGGCCCAGATGTCGTCGGGCGGAACGCAGGGTGCGGACTCCGACCACTCTGGGCAGATCTAAGCGGAATCCCAACAGCAAACAGCAAAGCCCAGCTGTCCAGTCAGCGCAGCATAATAGGGTGTCTGAAGTGGCGCAAACAGACCATGTGGTACACGAGCCGCAGGCGAGTTAGGCTCACCATGAAGGAGAACAGAATCAGGGCAGTCAGCGAGTCCCGCATAACCGGGTGTCGGGATCGTCAGGATCCAACCACATCCGAGTGTCCCGTCAGAATCACTATCAGAAAGACCCGGACCAAGCAATTCAGCCGACACCGAGCAATGGTACATCGCAATCGACGCAAACAAATGACGTTTCGGAAAGGATTCAGCACCAGGATTCGCAGCGTCCAGCCATaaagcaggaagaagaaagccaaaACGAGGAACAACAACGGCGTGCTCCCCAGCAAACTCGAGCCCGGAATAACCGGCGGAGAATCACCGACCAGTGCTTAAGGCAAGGAGGGGGGATTACCAGGAGCACCTCTGGGATTGTGCCTCCGCCATCAGAACATGAGCGCCGGCGAAAAGTCTCTCTTTTATCGGTTCTGCCGATGATAATGGAAGGATTGCAACAGACCCAGTTTTTCTCTCAGTCGAGGGTGACCAAGCAGGAATTAAATGGATCGAGAGATCCTTTGTGCGATGGCTATGGGGCTCTTTTCGCCTCCTCTTTCCCGTTTCTGTTGCTGGCGACCTATATAGGTACCTGGGAATTTTCGCTTACGGCCCTAATGGCGCAGGCTGGTGAGAAGATGAGACTTTACCAACAGCAGAAAGCGAGCCAGTAGCACCGAGTTTCGTAGTGTTTCAGAAAGCTGTGTGCAGCTGACTAGATATAATGGGAAGTAGAGGTTGGCTCTGGATAGCAGATGGACTAATGAGACGTGTTGTATGCCTCTGAGGCTCGACCGGAGTTTAATGGCAGGAAGTAGATAAGAAAGGGGGGGTTCCTTTATCTGCCTATCAATCCATGATATTGTATGTATGATGAAGCAACTTCTAATAGACAGATTCTCTGAACCCACTGACACCTATACGGAATGAAATCACGTAGTTTACAATCATCGATCGAGCGCATTGTCCTGACACTGGAAATTAATCAGTAAACCAGAATGACATAGAGAATCAAGTCCATACTCACCGTCTGCCAACACATCTCATTATCCCGTAGCAGTTCCTGATGACTTTCCAGCTCCACGACCTGAATCCATATCTGCTCTGGCTTACACCAAAGACACATGCCATCTCCGCTTTCGGTACAGTAGCCAGTATATGCGTAACTGCCACAATCGTCATACATCTCTTCGCTGCCAAGCGCCTGAGTACTACCTGTACCAGTTTTGGGACTAGGGTGAAGATTGGTTCGATGT harbors:
- a CDS encoding thiamine-triphosphatase (COG:S;~EggNog:ENOG410PPA6;~InterPro:IPR012177,IPR039582,IPR023577,IPR033469;~PFAM:PF01928;~go_function: GO:0050333 - thiamin-triphosphatase activity [Evidence IEA];~go_process: GO:0006772 - thiamine metabolic process [Evidence IEA]), with product MSELVELLLPRLRPVGPPFDYALWSLFAPSSMAPSRLLTLEVERKFSRLAVQPLTLAGGHPPFRSLRYLGLRSMHDIYYDLDGLLSSKGIWVRKRDGDWEAKIKDGGNFQNSRFMEMRNPEEISRHLQLYTGISQTELTNFGLRELASFTTFRQSWVVDDDFTIVQDTVDFDNHTVGEVELQCTLPRSPSSIRTTEEERALRLEEMDSRIRRFMTRYAWAFHVGQPKGKLAAFLERISN
- a CDS encoding uncharacterized protein (COG:S;~EggNog:ENOG410Q2FG), encoding MQNTKTLLEALPGEIFCLILDHLHLPAVKEISRVSKLLRERCLPFIFGDVILDFTEESFTRLDNVRESRLCLFVTSLGFELGRAKAVHYTTGFPNFGPVSTAGDVVKPAESMHITFPNAALWVANQSSIGDADMQRAINFLVSFPRLQKVTILIQKQDDASVPLQDPLGLYTLCQYRKYNVTQVCTLARGISSSRQQGLDLRGICLSNLFYPAFSTNSERSELAECLEHLLRDIPSIQVAGDGFPIELLCRRSIGLQQLDLKSLRMSFGTLKSFLHTNSQSVRILEIFDVVLTQMPDCGPHSLPIKQLLTRG
- a CDS encoding uncharacterized protein (COG:S;~EggNog:ENOG410PHAM;~InterPro:IPR029057,IPR000836,IPR027417,IPR036412, IPR023214;~PFAM:PF12710,PF14681,PF13207;~go_process: GO:0009116 - nucleoside metabolic process [Evidence IEA]) — translated: MNNTSHCSREGSSRCKPHEAVVVGLYGISGVGKSFLIDRLKRELGEELFNYHEGSAVIADIVPGGLEAFQSLEGGEKACWRKQAIETIRRTSIETGKIAVVTGHFMFYSEQGALETVLTESDLKVFTHILYLDEPANVVWQRRQQDTKKYRVELPVRAIQQWIEAEKTSLRQLCYDHSILFCLVLSENVVGIKTLLLDFQKHNETHNLSVAMDFLDASLRFSHTNLIDTFLVLDGDRTLTAEDTGDMLWRAYKPRQNDMTPLKVIFSSHLRYSYAAFRQVSLLYEQSFDDDEFDEICTRVASSVELYPEMLSLLRDAQSKEHIGAVIVTCGLRAVWTKILDKIGLSRKVVVIGGGRISDGFAVTPGVKAAIVDRLKEVYCTYVWAFGDSPLDLDMLSRADEAIVVVGDVSTRSQSMETELAMAIDSGRLRARQLLLPEGIPSRLDAERLPTVRLESLMSSIDFRFCVSHSTDTNAAKLLATATRDARISGPLLREAHRRVGYYLSITHLSDLLGLETIQIPHVQGHTTDGFQLFQESRTAIIALMRGGEPMAFGVSDAFPNAMFLHARCAADIEETHLKDRNAVILVDSVINTGKSVLQMAQHIREINTAIQIAVVAGVVQKEAVSVRSPLHAFAREGNFNLVALRLSVNKYSGRGSTDTGNRLFSTVHLA